One Vespa crabro chromosome 1, iyVesCrab1.2, whole genome shotgun sequence genomic region harbors:
- the LOC124429764 gene encoding polyhomeotic-proximal chromatin protein-like isoform X2 — MMTATHELQQQQNVQQQQQHVQQQQQQVQQQQQVQQQVQPQQQQIQPQVQAQQQIQQQVQPQQQMQVQQQVQQQVQQQVQQQQQQQQQQQQQQQQQQPQQQQSNGPHNVVPTQVQVQPQVAASMPQQQLQGAVAVSMHHQQQGVGGVSMALSGQQGATTITTMAAHPQAVQVIQQPIQSQAYHLQQLYNTQAPLLMPGNLALHPAGINPSSIQNTLQVTTAGKPFQSAAQLTPHMLTTASTPDQGTGHPGAGGTKVQGFPTSYLPVPTSATPDAGQALVFGQLGVLGSPQPPPSLQQQQQQQSANKQDQVQKYTTCTAGTPSGARGPGMQFALWQFAPQVWTGLQPPAVLTAAPNQIFIRSPTQPDMFIQSPQPIQAHNALATQQQIQGVQQIAAASGKAKVMDIQQYQAMKSKQSTGGQRPLSILPSSLQTVNIRAASSVSTQTVHEVQVTVHAQSGKVSGSGSKGRGKPMQSPQQQQQQQQQQQQQQQQQQQQQQQQQQQQQQTQQAMQQQHQQVFIQQKQHPQQQQQQQQLQQQYQQQQVQSSQQQIQPKPIMGKKYSLVTNVGMTLQQQQQPGVVLGSEPRPIMPVVSVGSVGVGVAATSQINQVQQPPMSAVQQLPLSVQNYYHTINPTIIGNQIVSGTSQVQSVPIVNRPTEQQPHDPNNTTMMITSPDRNHQADCSIILPSTNLPAANDDNVKSGKKEETVSITSEEISVSQPDVSDTDHSKGQVKEEENNTSKTDEKTCNNPLAGLANTVNSITNGAANEESTNVSVSVPLTASSKHAPPKAMVKPQVLTHVIEGFVIQEASEPFAVNRTSLNNTMGQDATNILNRNNSSEKDNHEEPPRKKHAPNYNVDEDGNNAQVGKCESCGNMIDEQSIKFKKDKRFCSAICAKSKKRESRERDIMEKQWTEMEIETKTIDVENNKKNGEDKSLLSTTTTTTTTSTVDDSIPKVNPVKWTVGEVCEFIRGLPGCADYAEDFAIQEIDGQALMLLKEDHLMSAMSIKLGPALKIVARIDSMRIESMSNSNPTSNSS, encoded by the exons ATGATGACTGCAACTCATGAGCTTCAACAACAGCAAAACGttcagcagcaacaacagcatgttcaacaacagcaacaacaagtgcagcaacaacaacaagttCAGCAGCAGGTGCAaccacaacaacaacaaattcAACCCCAAGTGCAGGCGCAACAACAGATTCAGCAGCAAGTTCAACCCCAACAACAAATGCAAGTACAACAGCAAGTGCAGCAACAAGTACAGCAGCAAgtacagcagcaacaacagcagcagcaacagcaacaacagcagcagcagcagcagcaaccgcaacaacaacaaagtaATGGGCCACATAATGTGGTACCTACACAAGTACAAGTACAACCACAGGTAGCAGCAAGTATGCCCCAACAACAG TTACAAGGAGCAGTTGCCGTATCAATGCATCATCAGCAGCAAGGTGTTGGTGGTGTATCTATGGCATTATCTGGTCAACAAGGTGCAACAACCATAACTACAATGGCTGCGCATCCCCAGGCAGTTCAAGTTATTCAACAACCAATACAAAGTCAAGCATATCATTTGCAACAACTTTATAATACTCAAGCTCCGTTATTGATGCCTGGAAATTTAGCTCTTCATCCTGCTGGAATAAATCCATCTTCGATTCag AACACTTTGCAGGTTACAACAGCTGGTAAGCCTTTTCAGTCTGCAGCTCAATTGACACCTCATATGTTAACTACAGCATCAACACCTGACCAAGGTACAGGTCATCCTGGTGCAGGAGGGACTAAAGTACAAGGATTTCCAACAAGTTATTTACCCGTACCCACTTCTGCTACTCCTGATGCAGGTCAGGCATTGGTTTTTGGGCAGCTTGGCGTTTTAGGTTCACCACAGCCTCCGCCATcgttacaacaacaacagcagcaacaatcAGCAAATAAGCAAGATCAAGTACAAAag TATACCACATGTACAGCGGGTACTCCATCCGGTGCAAGAGGACCGGGAATGCAATTTGCATTATGGCAGTTTGCACCTCAAGTCTGGACTGGATTACAACCGCCAGCTGTTCTTACTGCTGCTCCAAAccaaatatttattcgaagTCCTACACAACCTGATATGTTCATTCAAAGTCCACAGCCCATCCAAGCACATAATG cGTTAGCCACCCAACAACAGATTCAAGGAGTACAGCAAATTGCCGCCGCTAGTGGGAAAGCGAAAGTAATGGACATACAACAATATCAGGCGATGAAAAGCAAGCAGAGCACAGGCGGACAGCGGCCACTTAGCATTTTACCATCCTCGCTGCAAACTGTCAATATACGAGCTGCAAGTTCTGTTTCTACACAAACTGTTCATGAAGTACAAGTCACGGTACACGCACAG AGTGGTAAAGTGAGTGGGAGCGGAAGTAAAGGACGTGGTAAACCAATGCAGTCGcctcaacaacaacaacagcaacagcagcagcagcaacaacaacaacagcagcagcagcaacaacagcaacagcaacaacaacaacaacaacaaacacAACAGGCAATGCAACAACAGCACCAACAAGTTTTCATTCAACAAAAGCAACATCctcagcaacaacaacagcagcagcaattACAACAACAgtatcaacaacaacaagtaCAATCATCTCAACAACAAATTCAACCTAAACCTATAATGGGTAAGAAATATTCTTTGGTGACAAATGTag GTATGACCctacaacaacagcagcaacctGGGGTAGTCTTAGGTAGTGAACCAAGACCTATTATGCCTGTAGTATCAGTAGGAAGTGTAGGAGTTGGTGTTGCTGCTACATCACAAATAAACCAAGTACAGCAACCTCCTATGTCTGCTGTACAACAGCTTCCATTATCGGTACAAAACTATTATCAT ACTATAAATCCGACGATAATAGGCAATCAAATAGTAAGTGGAACATCGCAAGTTCAATCTGTACCAATAGTAAATCGACCAACTGAACAACAACCTCATGATCCTAATAACACTACAATGATGATAACATCACCCGATCGTAATCATCAAGCTGACTGTTCAATAATTCTGCCATCGACAAATCTTCCTGCTGctaatgatgataatgttaaatccggaaaaaaagaagagactgTATCAATTACTTCGGAAGAGATATCGGTATCCCAGCCAGATGTATCAG atACCGATCATTCGAAAGGTCaagtaaaagaagaggaaaataataCTTCAAAAACAGATGAGAAGACATGCAATAATCCTTTAGCTGGACTCGCTAATACAGTCAATTCTATTACCAATGGCGCAGCTAATGAAGAATCAACGAATGTTTCTGTATCTGTTCCTCTCACAGCAAGTAGTAAACATGCACCTCCTAAGGCAATGGTTAAACCTCAGGTCCTTACACATGTGATTGAAGGATTTGTTATACaagaag catCTGAACCATTTGCAGTTAATCGAACATCCCTAAATAATACAATGGGTCAAGAtgcaacaaatattttaaatcgtaaCAATTCCTCTGAAAAAGATAATCACGAAGAACCGCCAA gGAAAAAACACGCTCCGAATTACAACGTAGACGAAGATGGGAACAATGCTCAAGTTGGAAAATGTGAAAGTTGTGGTAACATGATTGATGAACaaagtattaaatttaaaaaggatAAACGTTTTTGTTCTGCTATTTGTGCAAAAAG TAAAAAGCGTGAATCACGTGAACGAGATATAATGGAAAAACAATGGACGGAAATGGAAATTGAAACTAAAACTATTgatgtagaaaataataagaaaaatggtGAAGATAAATCATTGTTatcaacgacaacaacaacaacaactactTCCACGGTAGATGATTCAATTCCAAAAGTGAATCCTGTGAAATGGACG gTAGGAGAAGTGTGCGAATTCATACGTGGTTTGCCAGGTTGTGCTGATTATGCAGAAGACTTTGCTATTCAAGAAATCGATGGACAAGCTCTTATGTTGTTAAAGGAAGATCATTTGATGTCTGCCATGAGTATTAAATTAGGACCTGCATTAAAAATAGTAGCCAGGATCGATTCTATGCGCATAGAATCAATGTCAAATTCTAATCCTACATCTAATAGCtcataa